A stretch of Aeromicrobium tamlense DNA encodes these proteins:
- a CDS encoding sulfate ABC transporter permease, with amino-acid sequence MADIRRISRRKSPFTYALRLLVIAYLFLLVAWPVSLVVTNTFENGFDALNAVFADADTVAALRLTATAAVIATAINTVFGITISLLLVRTTFPGQRLLGSLIDLPLAISPIVVGLSLVLVYGGRGGWFGPALESAGVQIIFATPGIVMATAFVALPLVVREVVPVLEEIGTEQEQAARSLGASGWQTFWRITLPGIKWAVVYGVVLTLARSLGEFGAVKVVSGNILGETRTATLAVEEKYLNWEQESAYAIAFLLASVSVLCIIVVSLLRSRTERH; translated from the coding sequence GTGGCTGACATCCGGCGCATCAGCCGCCGCAAGAGCCCGTTCACCTACGCGCTGCGGCTCCTCGTCATCGCCTACCTGTTCCTGCTGGTCGCGTGGCCGGTCTCGCTCGTCGTGACCAACACGTTCGAGAACGGCTTCGACGCGCTCAACGCCGTCTTCGCCGACGCCGACACGGTGGCAGCCCTGCGCCTCACCGCCACCGCGGCCGTCATCGCCACGGCGATCAACACGGTCTTCGGCATCACGATCTCGCTCCTGCTCGTGCGCACCACGTTCCCGGGCCAGCGACTGCTCGGCTCGCTGATCGACCTGCCGCTGGCGATCTCGCCGATCGTCGTGGGCCTGTCGCTCGTGCTGGTCTACGGCGGGCGCGGCGGCTGGTTCGGCCCGGCACTGGAGAGCGCCGGCGTCCAGATCATCTTCGCCACGCCGGGCATCGTCATGGCCACGGCGTTCGTGGCGCTGCCGCTCGTCGTGCGCGAGGTCGTGCCGGTGCTCGAGGAGATCGGCACCGAGCAGGAGCAGGCCGCGCGCTCCCTGGGCGCCAGCGGCTGGCAGACCTTCTGGCGCATCACGCTGCCCGGCATCAAGTGGGCCGTGGTCTACGGCGTCGTGCTCACCCTGGCCCGCTCGCTCGGCGAGTTCGGCGCCGTGAAGGTCGTCTCGGGCAACATCCTCGGCGAGACCCGCACCGCCACGCTCGCCGTCGAGGAGAAGTACCTCAACTGGGAGCAGGAGTCCGCGTACGCGATCGCGTTCCTGCTGGCCAGCGTCTCCGTCCTGTGCATCATCGTCGTGTCCCTCCTGCGCTCGCGCACCGAGCGGCACTGA
- a CDS encoding sulfate/molybdate ABC transporter ATP-binding protein, giving the protein MSIEISGVNKNFGDFVALEGIDLSIPTGQLTALLGPSGGGKSTLLRIIAGLEDADSGRVEIEGVDATRLPAQKRNVGFVFQHYAAFKHMTVARNIAFGLEIRKRPKAEIAAKVDEMLELVHLGQFRDRLPSQLSGGQRQRMALARALAIEPTVLLLDEPFGALDAKVRKELRDWLRRLHDEVHVTTVFVTHDQEEALEVADSIVVINDGRIEQVGSPDELYDSPATDFVLSFLGPVTQLGGLQLRPHDIDVALEPLPGAVPGRISRSTRIGFEVRLEVTPTEGQQPPVQVTVTRAEARGLHLQHGDEVWLTPTAGAQAIRPANAPASTLDGAATHGYSVTHVSG; this is encoded by the coding sequence ATGAGCATCGAGATCTCTGGGGTGAACAAGAACTTCGGCGACTTCGTCGCGCTCGAGGGCATCGACCTGTCGATCCCCACGGGCCAGCTGACGGCCCTCCTGGGACCCAGCGGCGGCGGCAAGTCCACCCTGCTGCGGATCATCGCCGGACTCGAGGACGCCGACTCCGGTCGCGTCGAGATCGAGGGCGTCGACGCCACCCGCCTGCCGGCGCAGAAGCGCAACGTGGGCTTCGTCTTCCAGCACTACGCCGCGTTCAAGCACATGACCGTGGCCAGGAACATCGCCTTCGGCCTGGAGATCCGCAAGCGCCCGAAGGCCGAGATCGCCGCGAAGGTCGACGAGATGCTCGAGCTGGTGCACTTGGGGCAGTTCCGCGACCGGCTGCCCTCGCAGCTCTCGGGCGGCCAGCGCCAGCGCATGGCCCTGGCTCGCGCCCTCGCGATCGAGCCCACCGTGCTGCTGCTCGACGAGCCGTTCGGCGCCCTCGACGCGAAGGTGCGCAAGGAGCTGCGCGACTGGCTGCGGCGGCTGCACGACGAGGTCCACGTGACCACGGTGTTCGTGACCCACGACCAGGAGGAGGCGCTCGAGGTCGCCGACTCGATCGTCGTGATCAACGACGGGCGCATCGAGCAGGTGGGCTCCCCCGACGAGCTCTACGACTCCCCCGCCACCGACTTCGTGCTGAGCTTCCTCGGCCCGGTCACGCAGCTCGGCGGTCTGCAGCTGCGACCGCACGACATCGACGTCGCGCTCGAGCCGCTCCCGGGCGCGGTCCCCGGCCGGATCTCGCGCTCGACGCGCATCGGCTTCGAGGTGCGCCTCGAGGTCACGCCCACCGAGGGTCAGCAGCCGCCGGTGCAGGTCACGGTCACCCGCGCCGAGGCGCGCGGGCTGCACCTCCAGCACGGCGACGAGGTCTGGCTGACGCCCACCGCGGGCGCCCAGGCGATCCGCCCGGCGAACGCCCCCGCATCGACCCTCGACGGGGCCGCAACTCATGGTTACAGTGTGACCCACGTCTCAGGCTGA
- a CDS encoding MFS transporter, giving the protein MTSRTEPTARHVGLALLALALGGFAIGTTEFVTMGLLPDVAESIDRDIPTTGHIISAYALGVVVGAPLIVSLAARMPKRALLLWLLGGLAVGNALTAVADGYVPVMLARFVAGLPHGAYFGVASLVAASLVPPGRRGRAVSMVMMGLSAATVAGVPVSAWLGQALSWRAAYALVVVIAVVAAALVIVFVPHLPGDPSVTIRGELGALREPAVIAAFLTGVVGFGGVFAMYSYIAPIVTDVVDLPSAVIPVFLLVFGLGSVSGTWVGGHLADWDNVRQVTGGLLFTVVVLLAFYELATFAPAALVSVFLMGALGSVVAIGLQIRLMTAAGDAEMLGAALNHASLNIANGLGAWLGGLVIAAGAGYVAPALVGVALAAAGLVVFLVGLRFAPVRERIGVHA; this is encoded by the coding sequence GTGACCTCGCGAACCGAACCGACCGCCCGCCACGTCGGCCTCGCCCTGCTGGCCCTGGCGCTGGGCGGCTTCGCGATCGGCACCACCGAGTTCGTCACGATGGGCCTGCTGCCCGACGTCGCCGAGAGCATCGACCGTGACATCCCGACGACCGGCCACATCATCTCCGCGTACGCGCTCGGCGTGGTCGTCGGCGCGCCGCTCATCGTCTCGCTGGCCGCGCGGATGCCGAAGCGCGCCCTGCTGCTGTGGCTGCTCGGCGGACTCGCGGTCGGCAACGCACTCACGGCCGTCGCCGACGGCTACGTCCCGGTGATGCTCGCCCGCTTCGTCGCGGGCCTGCCGCACGGCGCCTACTTCGGCGTCGCGTCGCTCGTGGCCGCCTCGCTCGTGCCGCCGGGTCGCCGCGGTCGCGCCGTGAGCATGGTGATGATGGGCCTCTCGGCCGCCACCGTGGCCGGCGTCCCCGTGAGTGCCTGGCTGGGTCAGGCCCTCTCGTGGCGTGCCGCGTACGCGCTCGTCGTGGTGATCGCCGTGGTCGCGGCCGCGCTGGTCATCGTGTTCGTGCCGCACCTGCCGGGCGACCCCAGCGTCACGATCCGCGGCGAGCTCGGCGCCCTGCGCGAGCCAGCGGTGATCGCGGCGTTCCTGACCGGCGTCGTCGGCTTCGGCGGCGTGTTCGCGATGTACAGCTACATCGCGCCCATCGTCACCGACGTCGTCGACCTGCCCTCGGCGGTCATCCCCGTCTTCCTGCTGGTGTTCGGCCTCGGCTCGGTGTCGGGCACGTGGGTCGGCGGGCACCTCGCCGACTGGGACAACGTGCGCCAGGTGACGGGTGGCCTGCTGTTCACGGTCGTGGTGCTGCTCGCGTTCTACGAGCTCGCCACCTTCGCCCCGGCCGCGCTCGTGAGCGTCTTCCTCATGGGCGCGCTCGGCAGCGTCGTGGCCATCGGCCTGCAGATCCGGCTGATGACGGCCGCGGGCGACGCCGAGATGCTCGGCGCCGCGCTCAACCACGCGAGCCTCAACATCGCGAACGGCCTCGGCGCCTGGCTCGGCGGTCTCGTGATCGCCGCGGGCGCGGGCTACGTGGCCCCCGCGCTGGTGGGCGTCGCACTCGCCGCCGCCGGTCTCGTGGTCTTCCTCGTGGGCCTGCGGTTCGCGCCGGTGCGCGAGCGCATCGGCGTCCACGCCTGA
- a CDS encoding dihydrofolate reductase family protein, which produces MTRFVFNTAATLDGYLADPDHSLAWLFAVEGGTPDAPEHADAFTAFLDSIGVTVLGSSTYEWLLRETQALEKPEAWPDAMSGKPAFLFTSRDLPVPAGADLTVVSGDVRDHLDAIRERAGGRDVWVMGGGDLVGQFDDAGALDELQVSVAPATLGAGFPLLPRRLGPDRLHLTDVERRGQFAHLTYAVSRG; this is translated from the coding sequence GTGACCCGCTTCGTCTTCAACACCGCCGCCACCCTCGACGGCTACCTCGCCGATCCCGACCACAGCCTCGCCTGGCTCTTCGCCGTCGAGGGCGGGACGCCCGACGCCCCCGAGCACGCCGACGCGTTCACCGCGTTCCTCGACTCGATCGGCGTCACGGTGCTGGGCTCGTCTACGTACGAGTGGCTGCTGCGCGAGACGCAGGCCCTCGAGAAGCCCGAGGCCTGGCCGGACGCGATGTCCGGCAAGCCGGCGTTCCTGTTCACCTCGCGCGACCTGCCCGTGCCGGCGGGCGCCGACCTGACGGTCGTGTCGGGCGACGTCCGCGACCACCTCGACGCGATCCGCGAGCGCGCCGGCGGCCGCGACGTCTGGGTCATGGGCGGGGGGGACCTCGTGGGTCAGTTCGACGACGCGGGCGCCCTCGACGAGCTGCAGGTCAGCGTCGCCCCCGCCACCCTCGGCGCCGGCTTCCCGCTCCTGCCCCGCCGCCTCGGCCCCGACCGCCTCCACCTCACCGACGTCGAGCGCCGCGGCCAGTTCGCCCACCTCACCTACGCCGTCTCGCGCGGGTGA
- a CDS encoding gamma-glutamyltransferase codes for MTSVAIAAPNTAAADAAEQIVRAGGNAIDAALAAAFVTMVNEVGLVSPSAGGFLTIQPPDGSAPVTIDGWMDMPGRDVPDRLGQGTWDVHTEYGGGVTVTVGPGSVATHGAIAAFGEAHRRWGRLPWAELLAPAIDVARGGFRLSAASRYYLDYVHESIFGWDEASHAAVHDEQGAIAGHDIVVPHLAASLERIARHGPDELYTGELGHAVADDVLARGGILGPTDLAAYEPAVRPALTARMEGWTLGTNPPPAIGGVSVAAMLRLMAGHGLDDTEHLIRVQRRVLGERLRVFDHTDDLERDAAAFLDLVDRDGLAALESGSTAHVSTADAQGTACAVTISSGYSSGMIARDTGIWLNNCLGEQELNPRGLHGLPFGSRLLSNMAPTVGRHADGGVLAIGSPGADRITTAIVQALTGLVEDGLSLQEAIDHPRIHVHRAATPDEQVKVEHPDDLTMYFGGVSGTLVTAEGTLVAAADPRRDGAVRIVS; via the coding sequence GTGACCAGCGTTGCGATCGCCGCCCCGAACACCGCCGCGGCGGACGCGGCGGAGCAGATCGTCCGGGCCGGCGGCAACGCGATCGACGCGGCCCTCGCTGCCGCGTTCGTGACCATGGTGAACGAGGTCGGCCTGGTGTCGCCGAGCGCGGGCGGGTTCCTGACGATCCAGCCGCCCGACGGGTCGGCGCCGGTGACCATCGACGGCTGGATGGACATGCCCGGTCGCGACGTCCCCGACCGGCTCGGGCAGGGCACATGGGACGTCCACACCGAGTACGGCGGCGGCGTCACGGTGACGGTCGGACCGGGCTCGGTCGCCACCCACGGCGCCATCGCGGCGTTCGGGGAGGCGCACCGCCGCTGGGGGCGGCTCCCGTGGGCCGAGCTGCTCGCCCCCGCGATCGACGTGGCCCGCGGCGGCTTCCGGCTCAGCGCCGCGTCCCGGTACTACCTCGACTACGTGCACGAGTCGATCTTCGGCTGGGACGAGGCGAGTCACGCGGCCGTGCACGACGAGCAGGGCGCCATCGCCGGCCACGACATCGTCGTGCCGCACCTCGCGGCCTCCCTCGAGCGGATCGCCCGGCACGGCCCGGACGAGCTCTACACGGGCGAGCTCGGTCACGCGGTCGCCGACGACGTCCTGGCGCGCGGCGGCATCCTCGGCCCGACCGACCTCGCCGCCTACGAGCCGGCGGTCCGACCCGCCCTCACCGCGCGCATGGAGGGCTGGACGCTCGGCACGAACCCGCCGCCGGCGATCGGTGGCGTGAGCGTCGCCGCGATGCTGCGGCTCATGGCCGGCCACGGCCTGGACGACACCGAGCACCTGATCCGCGTGCAGCGGCGGGTGCTCGGCGAGCGGCTGCGGGTCTTCGACCACACCGACGACCTCGAGCGCGACGCCGCGGCGTTCCTCGACCTCGTCGACCGCGACGGTCTGGCGGCCCTGGAGTCGGGGTCGACGGCGCACGTCTCCACCGCCGACGCGCAGGGCACGGCCTGCGCGGTGACGATCTCGTCCGGCTACAGCTCGGGCATGATCGCTCGCGACACCGGCATCTGGCTCAACAACTGCCTCGGCGAGCAGGAGCTCAACCCGCGCGGTCTCCACGGCCTGCCGTTCGGCTCGCGCCTGCTCTCGAACATGGCCCCCACGGTGGGTCGTCACGCCGACGGCGGCGTGCTGGCGATCGGCTCGCCCGGAGCCGACCGCATCACCACGGCGATCGTGCAGGCGCTCACCGGCCTCGTCGAGGACGGCCTCAGCCTGCAGGAGGCGATCGACCACCCGCGGATCCACGTGCACCGCGCGGCGACGCCGGACGAGCAGGTCAAGGTCGAGCACCCCGACGACCTCACGATGTACTTCGGTGGCGTCTCGGGCACCCTCGTCACGGCCGAGGGCACCCTGGTGGCCGCGGCCGATCCCCGGCGCGACGGCGCCGTGCGCATCGTGTCCTGA
- a CDS encoding glycerophosphodiester phosphodiesterase, whose amino-acid sequence MTASLVDAPVVIAHRGVPGSRLEHTRPSYLLGIEEGADYIEPDVVATKDGALVVRHENEIGGTTDVASRPEFAHLRTTKFIDGVPLTGWFTEDFTLEEIRTLRTRERLPQLRPQNLALEGTEPILTLDEVIDIAEAENTRRGAGADPIGVYVETKHPTYFRGLGLDLNDRLLEVLDRRGLNRKGAKVVIQSMETANLKALRDRTPLPLVQLMERKGGPYDLVATYDPRDYAALTRPEELAKIAEYAQGIGPNKSLVIARDRHQNLLGETGLVRDAHEVGLFVHIWTMRNENNFLPVQWRTSQDEADPGDATAELLAFYAAGVDGVFSDFTRTAVAARSAHLSSAGPTRRAPAPGA is encoded by the coding sequence ATGACCGCCTCGCTCGTCGACGCGCCCGTCGTCATCGCCCACCGCGGCGTTCCCGGATCACGCCTGGAGCACACCCGGCCCTCGTACCTGCTGGGGATCGAGGAGGGCGCCGACTACATCGAGCCCGACGTCGTGGCCACGAAGGACGGTGCCCTCGTCGTGCGGCACGAGAACGAGATCGGCGGCACCACCGACGTCGCCTCGCGACCCGAGTTCGCCCACCTGCGCACCACGAAGTTCATCGACGGCGTTCCGCTGACCGGCTGGTTCACCGAGGACTTCACGCTCGAGGAGATCAGGACGCTGCGCACTCGCGAGCGCCTGCCGCAGCTGCGACCGCAGAATCTCGCCCTCGAGGGGACCGAGCCGATCCTCACCCTCGACGAGGTCATCGACATCGCGGAGGCCGAGAACACCCGACGCGGCGCGGGCGCCGACCCGATCGGCGTCTACGTCGAGACGAAGCACCCCACCTACTTCCGCGGGCTCGGACTCGACCTCAACGACCGGCTGCTCGAGGTCCTCGACCGCCGTGGCCTCAACCGCAAGGGCGCGAAGGTGGTCATCCAGTCGATGGAGACCGCCAACCTCAAGGCGCTGCGTGACCGCACCCCGCTGCCCCTCGTGCAGCTGATGGAGCGCAAGGGCGGTCCCTACGACCTCGTCGCCACGTACGACCCCCGCGACTACGCGGCGCTGACGCGCCCTGAGGAGCTGGCGAAGATCGCCGAGTACGCCCAGGGCATCGGCCCGAACAAGAGCCTCGTCATCGCCCGCGACCGCCACCAGAACCTGCTCGGCGAGACCGGCCTCGTCCGCGACGCCCACGAGGTCGGCCTGTTCGTCCACATCTGGACGATGCGCAACGAGAACAACTTCCTCCCCGTGCAGTGGCGCACGAGCCAGGACGAGGCCGACCCCGGCGACGCGACGGCCGAGCTGCTGGCCTTCTACGCCGCCGGGGTCGACGGGGTGTTCTCGGACTTCACACGGACGGCGGTGGCGGCGCGCTCGGCCCATCTGTCGTCGGCGGGCCCCACACGTCGGGCGCCTGCGCCTGGGGCATGA
- a CDS encoding PspC domain-containing protein has product MNPNQGPKKLARSTTDKWLGGVCGGLAEYTGVDATLIRIITIVLVVVGVGTTLLVYLAAWLLMPQAQAPDVWGPPTTDGPSAPPPPSV; this is encoded by the coding sequence ATGAACCCGAACCAGGGCCCCAAGAAGCTCGCCCGCAGCACCACCGACAAGTGGCTCGGCGGCGTGTGCGGAGGACTGGCCGAGTACACCGGCGTGGACGCCACGCTCATCCGCATCATCACGATCGTGCTGGTCGTGGTGGGCGTGGGCACGACGCTGCTGGTCTACCTCGCGGCGTGGCTGCTCATGCCCCAGGCGCAGGCGCCCGACGTGTGGGGCCCGCCGACGACAGATGGGCCGAGCGCGCCGCCACCGCCGTCCGTGTGA